One genomic segment of Caldimonas brevitalea includes these proteins:
- a CDS encoding tetratricopeptide repeat protein: protein MIDITLQNFETEVLQASMTRPVLLDIWAPWCGPCRTLGPMLEKLETEYAGRFVLAKLNSDDQPEIAGQLSAMFGVRSIPFCVMFREGQPVDGFVGALPQSQIQQFLDKHVPPEVEGAADDLASDEAELLAEDGDSERALERLQEAIAIDPANDAARLDYVKLLLEAGRASDARLAYEPVASKALVDTRVAAFGLWLDACEKATSARSIDALEAAIAANKRDFDARFELAQIHFAAQRWTEAMDALLEIVMRDKKWNDELARKAYVAILELMAKPAAAPADAPAKGALEVAGKAVVAPSDPVLDQYRRKLSMALF from the coding sequence ATGATCGACATCACACTCCAGAACTTTGAAACCGAGGTCTTGCAGGCCTCGATGACGCGGCCGGTGCTGCTCGACATCTGGGCGCCATGGTGCGGGCCCTGCCGCACCCTCGGTCCGATGCTCGAAAAGCTCGAAACCGAATACGCCGGCCGCTTCGTGCTGGCCAAGCTCAATTCGGACGACCAGCCCGAAATCGCCGGGCAGTTGTCGGCCATGTTCGGCGTGCGCAGCATTCCGTTTTGCGTGATGTTCCGCGAAGGCCAGCCGGTCGACGGTTTTGTCGGCGCCTTGCCGCAGTCGCAGATCCAGCAGTTTCTCGACAAGCATGTGCCGCCGGAAGTGGAAGGGGCGGCCGACGACCTGGCGAGCGATGAAGCGGAACTGTTGGCTGAAGACGGCGACAGCGAGCGGGCCCTCGAGCGTTTGCAGGAGGCCATCGCGATCGACCCGGCCAACGACGCGGCCCGGCTCGACTACGTGAAGCTGCTGCTCGAGGCGGGCCGCGCGAGCGATGCGCGGCTGGCCTATGAGCCGGTGGCGAGCAAGGCACTGGTCGACACGCGGGTCGCCGCCTTCGGGCTGTGGCTGGACGCCTGCGAAAAGGCGACGTCGGCCCGCTCGATCGATGCCCTGGAGGCCGCCATTGCCGCCAACAAGCGCGACTTCGATGCCCGCTTCGAGCTGGCCCAGATCCATTTCGCGGCGCAACGCTGGACCGAAGCGATGGACGCGCTGCTCGAGATCGTGATGCGCGACAAGAAGTGGAACGACGAATTGGCCCGCAAGGCCTACGTCGCGATCCTCGAACTGATGGCCAAGCCGGCCGCGGCGCCGGCCGATGCACCGGCCAAGGGCGCGCTGGAGGTGGCCGGCAAGGCGGTCGTGGCGCCGTCCGACCCGGTGCTCGACCAGTACCGCCGCAAGCTCAGCATGGCGCTGTTCTGA
- a CDS encoding phosphoribosylaminoimidazolesuccinocarboxamide synthase: protein MTAALLNSSIRSLPLLARGKVRDNYAVGADRILMIASDRLSAFDVVMGEPIPGKGELLTRMALFWFERLAGIVPNHLTGEAPETVVAADEVEQVRGRAMLVKRLKPLPVEAVVRGYLAGSGWKEYQENGQVCGVRLPAGLQNASKLPEPIFTPATKAEMGDHDENISFDRMSQIVGAELAGRIREVSIQLYRTAADDALTKGIIIADTKFEFGLDQNGELTLMDEVLTPDSSRFWPVEGYRVGINPPSYDKQFVRDWLEQAVVEGRPWNKQAPAPALPREVIEKTAAKYQEALTRLTAA, encoded by the coding sequence GTGACCGCTGCCCTGCTCAACTCGTCGATCCGTTCGCTGCCGCTGCTTGCCCGCGGCAAGGTGCGCGACAACTACGCGGTCGGCGCGGACCGCATCCTGATGATCGCGAGCGACCGGCTGTCGGCCTTCGACGTGGTGATGGGCGAACCGATCCCGGGCAAGGGCGAGTTGCTGACCCGCATGGCGCTGTTCTGGTTCGAGCGGCTGGCCGGCATCGTGCCGAACCACCTGACCGGCGAAGCGCCCGAGACGGTGGTCGCGGCCGACGAAGTCGAGCAGGTGCGGGGCCGCGCGATGCTGGTCAAGCGCCTCAAGCCGCTGCCCGTGGAGGCCGTGGTGCGCGGCTACCTGGCCGGCAGCGGGTGGAAGGAATATCAGGAGAATGGCCAGGTCTGCGGCGTCCGGCTGCCGGCCGGCCTGCAAAACGCGAGCAAGTTGCCGGAGCCGATCTTCACGCCGGCCACCAAGGCCGAGATGGGCGACCACGACGAGAACATCTCGTTCGACCGGATGAGCCAGATCGTCGGCGCCGAACTGGCGGGCCGCATCCGCGAGGTGTCGATCCAGCTCTATCGAACCGCCGCCGATGACGCGTTGACCAAGGGCATCATCATCGCCGACACCAAGTTCGAGTTCGGCCTCGACCAGAACGGCGAGCTGACGCTGATGGACGAGGTGCTGACGCCCGATTCGTCGCGCTTCTGGCCGGTGGAGGGCTACCGGGTCGGCATCAACCCGCCGAGCTACGACAAGCAGTTCGTGCGCGACTGGCTGGAACAGGCGGTGGTGGAAGGCCGCCCCTGGAACAAGCAGGCGCCGGCGCCAGCCCTGCCGCGCGAGGTGATCGAGAAGACGGCGGCGAAATACCAGGAAGCGCTGACGCGACTGACGGCCGCCTGA
- the fba gene encoding class II fructose-bisphosphate aldolase (catalyzes the reversible aldol condensation of dihydroxyacetonephosphate and glyceraldehyde 3-phosphate in the Calvin cycle, glycolysis, and/or gluconeogenesis), with product MPLVSMRQLLDHAAENGYGIPAFNVNNLEQVQAIMSAADEVGAPVIMQASAGARKYAGEGFLKHLIQAAVESYPHIPVVMHQDHGQSPDICKGAIDLGFSSVMMDGSLQADGKTIASYEYNVEVTKKVVDLAHALGVTVEGELGCLGSLETMKGDKEDGHGTDATMTMDQLLTDPEQAADFVKQTQLDALAIAIGTSHGAYKFTRKPTGDILAISRIKEIHARIPNTHLVMHGSSSVPQDLLAEIRKYGGDMKETYGVPVEEIQEAIKYGVRKVNIDTDIRLAMTAAIRKFFVENPGKFDPREYLKPAREAAKLICKQRYVEFGCEGQAGKIKAIPLPEVAKRYASGELAQVVQYRQVA from the coding sequence ATGCCACTCGTCTCGATGCGCCAATTGCTGGACCACGCCGCCGAAAACGGCTACGGCATCCCAGCCTTCAACGTCAACAACCTGGAACAGGTCCAGGCGATCATGAGCGCCGCCGATGAAGTCGGCGCCCCGGTCATCATGCAGGCGTCCGCCGGCGCCCGGAAATACGCAGGTGAAGGGTTTTTGAAACACCTGATACAGGCCGCGGTCGAGTCTTATCCGCACATCCCGGTCGTGATGCACCAGGACCACGGCCAGTCGCCCGACATCTGCAAAGGCGCGATCGACCTCGGCTTCAGCTCGGTGATGATGGACGGCTCGCTGCAGGCCGACGGCAAGACCATCGCCAGCTACGAGTACAACGTCGAGGTCACCAAGAAGGTGGTCGACCTGGCCCACGCGCTGGGCGTGACGGTCGAAGGTGAACTGGGCTGCCTGGGCTCGCTCGAGACCATGAAGGGCGACAAGGAAGACGGCCACGGCACCGACGCGACGATGACGATGGATCAACTGCTGACCGACCCGGAGCAGGCCGCCGACTTCGTCAAGCAGACCCAGCTCGACGCGCTGGCGATCGCGATCGGCACCAGCCACGGCGCCTACAAGTTCACCCGCAAGCCCACCGGCGACATCCTCGCGATCAGCCGCATCAAGGAAATCCACGCCCGCATTCCCAACACCCATCTGGTGATGCACGGTTCGTCGAGCGTGCCGCAAGACCTGCTGGCGGAGATCCGCAAGTACGGCGGCGACATGAAGGAAACCTACGGCGTGCCGGTCGAAGAGATCCAGGAAGCCATCAAATACGGCGTGCGCAAGGTCAACATCGACACCGACATCCGCCTGGCGATGACCGCTGCGATCCGCAAGTTCTTCGTCGAGAACCCCGGCAAGTTCGACCCGCGCGAATACCTGAAGCCGGCGCGCGAAGCCGCCAAGCTGATCTGCAAGCAGCGCTACGTCGAATTCGGCTGCGAAGGCCAGGCCGGTAAAATCAAGGCCATCCCGCTGCCCGAAGTGGCCAAGCGGTATGCCTCGGGTGAACTGGCCCAGGTGGTGCAGTACCGCCAGGTGGCCTGA
- a CDS encoding DUF481 domain-containing protein, which yields MPCNLRTPAPALAALALLPALAWGQVTVKPDGQWRHLFGLAGSHASGNTDSSSLNLSGDSVRATEVDRLSLLARALYARNEGTTSANRGVLAGDYNRDFSRYWFGFGRGEFVRDRPANLARRFAASAGVGHHLIRDDNGFWDVSVGLGYTRDRFVDPVEIKGRVRDTYSRPELVLAEESNLRLTQTTSWRQKLAVLPNLEETGTYRAEFDSAIAVAVTQRLSLTAGFAYRYNSDPGEGVRRGDSLVTTGVSLRMD from the coding sequence ATGCCTTGCAATCTCCGTACTCCCGCTCCCGCGCTGGCCGCGCTCGCCCTCCTGCCCGCCCTCGCCTGGGGCCAGGTGACCGTCAAGCCGGACGGCCAGTGGCGCCACTTGTTCGGCCTGGCCGGCAGCCATGCCTCGGGCAACACCGACAGTTCCAGCCTCAACCTGTCGGGCGACAGCGTGCGCGCGACCGAGGTCGACCGGCTCAGCTTGCTGGCTCGCGCCTTGTATGCGCGCAATGAGGGCACCACTTCGGCCAACCGCGGCGTGTTGGCCGGCGATTACAACCGCGACTTCTCGCGCTACTGGTTCGGATTCGGGCGGGGCGAGTTCGTGCGCGACCGGCCGGCCAACCTGGCCCGGCGCTTTGCGGCGTCAGCCGGTGTGGGCCATCACTTGATCCGCGACGACAACGGCTTCTGGGATGTGTCGGTCGGTCTCGGCTACACGCGCGACCGGTTTGTCGACCCGGTCGAGATCAAGGGCCGGGTGCGCGATACCTACAGCCGTCCGGAACTGGTGCTGGCGGAAGAGTCAAACCTGCGATTGACGCAGACCACCTCGTGGCGCCAGAAGCTGGCGGTGTTGCCGAATCTCGAGGAGACCGGGACCTACCGCGCCGAATTCGACTCGGCCATCGCGGTCGCGGTGACGCAGCGCCTCAGCCTCACGGCCGGGTTCGCCTACCGCTACAACAGCGACCCGGGCGAGGGCGTCCGGCGCGGCGACAGCCTGGTCACGACCGGCGTGTCGCTGCGCATGGACTGA
- the pyk gene encoding pyruvate kinase, translating into MSRATKIVATLGPASSTPEILERMIHAGVDVVRLNFSHGKAQDHIDRANLVREAAQRAGKQVAIMADLQGPKIRVGKFEGGKTFLEPGQPFILDAGLTEFGNNERVGLDYKALPRDVKPGDTLLLNDGLIVLTVDRVQGEEVHTFVKIGGELSNNKGINKQGGGLTAPALTAKDMEDIKTAMSFQCEYLAVSFPKNATDMEMARQLANVAGEPWRHKPHLIAKIERSEAIPVLEAILKASDGIMVARGDLAVEVGNAAVPALQKRMIKMAREMDKVVITATQMMESMIVNPVPTRAEVSDVANAVLDGTDAVMLSAETAAGKYPVETIEHMALIALEAERAEEISLDADFKNKHFGRIDQSIAMGALFTAHHLGCKAILALTESGSTALWMSRHKIHVPIYGLTSQPLSQRKMALYRNVRPILMPTYADRDTALAKAESLLVEHGVLKPGDIYAITCGEPMGYPGGTNMLKVCRVGG; encoded by the coding sequence ATGTCGCGCGCTACCAAGATCGTCGCCACTCTCGGCCCCGCCTCGTCCACCCCCGAAATCCTCGAACGCATGATCCACGCGGGTGTCGACGTGGTGCGGCTCAACTTCTCGCACGGCAAGGCGCAGGACCACATCGACCGCGCCAACCTGGTGCGTGAAGCGGCACAGCGCGCGGGCAAACAGGTCGCGATCATGGCCGACTTGCAGGGCCCGAAGATCCGCGTCGGCAAGTTCGAAGGCGGCAAGACCTTTCTGGAGCCGGGCCAGCCGTTCATCCTCGACGCCGGGCTGACCGAATTCGGCAACAACGAACGTGTGGGCCTCGATTACAAGGCCTTGCCGCGCGACGTGAAGCCCGGCGACACGCTGCTGCTCAACGACGGCCTGATCGTGCTGACGGTCGATCGTGTGCAAGGCGAGGAAGTGCACACCTTCGTGAAGATCGGCGGCGAGCTGTCGAACAACAAGGGCATCAACAAGCAGGGCGGCGGCCTGACGGCGCCGGCGCTGACCGCCAAGGACATGGAAGACATCAAGACCGCGATGAGCTTCCAGTGCGAGTACCTGGCGGTGTCCTTTCCGAAGAACGCCACCGACATGGAGATGGCGCGCCAGCTGGCCAACGTCGCCGGCGAGCCGTGGCGCCACAAGCCGCACCTGATCGCCAAGATCGAGCGCAGCGAAGCGATTCCGGTGCTCGAAGCCATCCTGAAGGCGAGCGACGGCATCATGGTGGCGCGCGGCGACCTGGCGGTGGAAGTCGGCAACGCCGCGGTGCCGGCGCTGCAAAAGCGCATGATCAAGATGGCGCGCGAGATGGACAAGGTGGTCATCACCGCGACGCAGATGATGGAGTCGATGATCGTCAACCCAGTGCCCACCCGCGCCGAGGTGAGCGACGTCGCCAACGCCGTGCTCGACGGCACCGACGCCGTGATGCTGAGCGCCGAAACGGCCGCCGGCAAATACCCGGTCGAGACCATCGAGCACATGGCGCTGATCGCGCTGGAAGCCGAACGGGCCGAAGAGATCTCGCTCGACGCCGACTTCAAAAACAAGCACTTTGGGCGCATCGATCAGTCGATCGCCATGGGCGCCCTGTTCACCGCGCACCACCTGGGCTGCAAGGCCATCCTCGCGCTGACCGAGTCGGGCTCCACCGCGCTGTGGATGAGCCGGCACAAGATCCACGTGCCGATCTACGGGCTCACCTCGCAGCCCTTGTCCCAGCGCAAGATGGCGCTCTACCGCAACGTGCGGCCCATCCTGATGCCCACCTACGCCGATCGCGATACCGCGCTGGCCAAGGCCGAGTCGCTGCTGGTCGAGCACGGCGTGCTGAAGCCGGGTGACATCTACGCCATCACCTGCGGCGAGCCGATGGGCTACCCGGGCGGCACCAACATGTTGAAGGTCTGCCGCGTCGGCGGCTGA
- a CDS encoding phosphoglycerate kinase — protein MNVLRFTDLIAQGKVQGQRVFIRADLNVPQDDAGNITEDTRVRASVPCIKAALDAGAAVMVTSHLGRPTEGEFKPEDSLAPVARRLGELLGREVPLMSGWVDGVQVQPGQVVLLENCRVNKGEKKNDEALARKMATLCDIFVHDAFGTAHRAEASTYGIAQFAKIACAGPLLAAEIDAITKALNNPKRPLVAIVAGSKVSTKLTILQSLSKNVDQLIVGGGIANTFMLAAGLPIGKSLAEPDLVDQAKAVIEAMKARGAAVPIPVDVVVAKEFKADAPATVKAANAVAADEMILDIGPQTAKLLADQLKAAGTVVWNGPVGVFEFDAFAGGTEAIARAIAESSAFSIAGGGDTLAAIAKYGIEQQVGYISTGGGAFLEVLEGKTLPAFEILQKRAAG, from the coding sequence ATGAACGTACTGCGTTTTACCGATCTGATCGCCCAAGGCAAGGTGCAGGGCCAGCGGGTGTTCATCCGCGCCGACCTGAACGTCCCGCAAGACGACGCCGGCAACATCACCGAAGACACCCGGGTGCGCGCCTCCGTCCCCTGCATCAAAGCCGCGCTCGACGCCGGCGCGGCGGTGATGGTGACCTCGCACCTGGGCCGCCCGACCGAAGGCGAGTTCAAGCCCGAAGACTCGCTGGCCCCGGTGGCGCGCCGGCTGGGCGAGCTGCTGGGCCGCGAGGTGCCGCTGATGTCCGGCTGGGTCGATGGTGTGCAGGTGCAGCCGGGCCAGGTGGTGCTGCTGGAGAACTGCCGCGTCAACAAGGGCGAGAAGAAGAACGACGAAGCGCTGGCGCGCAAGATGGCGACGCTGTGCGACATCTTCGTGCACGACGCGTTCGGCACCGCGCACCGCGCCGAGGCCTCGACCTACGGCATCGCGCAGTTTGCCAAGATCGCCTGTGCCGGCCCGCTGCTGGCCGCCGAGATCGACGCGATCACCAAGGCGCTGAACAATCCGAAGCGTCCGCTGGTGGCGATCGTGGCCGGCTCCAAGGTGTCGACCAAGCTGACCATCTTGCAATCGCTGTCGAAGAACGTCGACCAGCTGATCGTCGGCGGCGGCATCGCCAACACCTTCATGCTGGCCGCCGGCCTGCCGATCGGCAAGTCGCTCGCCGAGCCCGACCTGGTCGACCAGGCCAAGGCCGTGATCGAGGCGATGAAGGCGCGCGGCGCCGCCGTGCCGATCCCGGTCGACGTGGTGGTGGCCAAGGAATTCAAGGCCGACGCGCCGGCGACGGTTAAGGCGGCCAACGCCGTGGCGGCTGACGAGATGATCCTCGACATCGGTCCGCAAACCGCCAAATTGCTGGCCGACCAGCTGAAAGCCGCCGGCACCGTGGTCTGGAACGGCCCGGTCGGCGTGTTCGAGTTCGACGCGTTTGCCGGCGGCACCGAGGCGATCGCCCGTGCCATCGCCGAATCGAGCGCCTTCTCGATCGCTGGCGGCGGTGACACGCTGGCGGCGATCGCCAAGTACGGCATCGAACAGCAGGTCGGCTACATCTCGACCGGTGGCGGCGCCTTCCTGGAAGTGCTGGAAGGCAAGACGCTGCCGGCCTTCGAGATCCTGCAAAAGCGCGCTGCGGGCTGA
- a CDS encoding AzlD domain-containing protein has product MSDWETLLAILGLTLITVVTRGFFLLPERELPLPAWLKRGLRYAPLAALSAVIAPEVLMTQGALISTWQDARLPAIAAGTVYYFWRRGMLGTILVGMAVFLPLRVALGW; this is encoded by the coding sequence GTGAGCGACTGGGAAACGCTGTTGGCCATCCTAGGCCTGACGTTGATCACCGTGGTCACGCGCGGCTTTTTCCTGCTGCCCGAGCGCGAACTGCCCCTGCCGGCCTGGCTCAAGCGAGGCCTGCGGTATGCGCCGCTCGCGGCACTTTCGGCCGTCATCGCGCCGGAGGTGTTGATGACCCAGGGCGCGCTGATCTCCACCTGGCAGGACGCCCGGCTGCCCGCCATCGCTGCGGGGACGGTCTATTACTTCTGGCGCCGGGGCATGCTCGGCACCATCCTCGTCGGCATGGCGGTGTTCCTGCCGCTGCGCGTCGCGCTCGGCTGGTAG
- a CDS encoding AzlC family ABC transporter permease has protein sequence MSLHSFIRTTARHPEFRRGAHEMLHVSFGIAAWGLVTGVAMVKSGLSVPLAVTMSLLVFAGSAQLTAVPLIAAGAPIWVVWATAACVNLRFVIFSAMWRPYFTRFPRWKRGMFGYFSGDLNYVMFMKRFPTPEPVAEHEPYFWGGVAMNWFAWQAASMLGIALAHAIPVEWGLGFAGVLALLGITCSLLQDKATWLAAGTAAAAAVAAYALPLRLNILVAIAAAIAVGLAVEAAEQAQRQARRHEETPR, from the coding sequence ATGTCGCTTCACTCGTTCATCCGCACCACCGCCCGCCATCCCGAGTTCCGCCGTGGAGCGCACGAGATGCTCCACGTCTCGTTCGGCATCGCCGCCTGGGGCCTGGTGACCGGCGTGGCGATGGTCAAGAGCGGCTTGTCGGTGCCGCTCGCCGTGACGATGTCGCTGCTGGTGTTCGCCGGCAGCGCCCAGCTGACCGCCGTGCCCCTGATCGCCGCCGGTGCGCCGATCTGGGTGGTGTGGGCCACGGCCGCCTGCGTCAACCTGCGCTTCGTGATCTTCAGCGCGATGTGGCGGCCCTATTTCACGCGCTTTCCGCGCTGGAAACGCGGCATGTTCGGTTACTTCAGCGGTGACCTGAACTATGTGATGTTCATGAAACGCTTTCCGACACCGGAGCCGGTCGCGGAACACGAGCCCTATTTCTGGGGCGGCGTCGCGATGAACTGGTTTGCCTGGCAAGCTGCGTCGATGCTCGGCATCGCCCTGGCCCACGCGATTCCGGTGGAATGGGGCCTTGGCTTTGCCGGCGTGCTGGCGCTGCTCGGCATCACCTGCTCGCTGCTGCAGGACAAGGCCACCTGGCTGGCGGCCGGCACCGCCGCGGCGGCCGCGGTCGCGGCCTACGCCTTGCCGCTGCGCCTGAACATCCTGGTCGCGATCGCTGCCGCCATCGCGGTCGGCCTGGCCGTCGAAGCCGCCGAACAGGCCCAGCGCCAGGCACGCCGCCACGAGGAGACGCCGCGGTGA
- the metF gene encoding methylenetetrahydrofolate reductase [NAD(P)H], producing the protein MSNLSSGLPISLEFFPPKTPDGVDKLSAVRQKLYALRPEYCSVTYGAGGSTQDGTLQTVRSILAEGCDAAPHFSCIGASKDSIREKLQQFKDEGIRRIVALRGDLPSGYGGFGEFRYASDLVAFIRAETGTHFHIEVAAYPEVHPQSRSAEADLQAFIAKVQAGADIAITQYFFNADAYFRFVDDVRKAGVDIPVVAGIMPITNSSQLMRFSDACGAEIPRWIRTRLQGYGDDKASIQAFGLDVVTQLCERLRAQGVPGLHFYTMNQAGATTEICRRLGLGG; encoded by the coding sequence ATGAGCAACCTTTCATCAGGCCTGCCGATCAGCCTCGAGTTCTTCCCGCCCAAGACGCCCGACGGCGTCGACAAGCTGAGCGCGGTGCGGCAGAAGCTGTATGCGCTGCGCCCTGAGTACTGCTCGGTCACCTACGGGGCCGGCGGCTCGACGCAGGACGGCACTTTGCAGACCGTGCGCTCCATCCTCGCCGAAGGCTGCGATGCGGCGCCGCATTTCTCGTGCATCGGCGCCAGCAAGGACAGCATTCGCGAGAAGCTGCAGCAGTTCAAGGACGAGGGCATCCGGCGCATCGTGGCCCTGCGCGGCGACCTGCCGTCCGGCTACGGGGGCTTCGGCGAGTTCCGCTACGCCAGCGACCTGGTCGCCTTCATTCGGGCCGAAACCGGCACCCACTTCCACATCGAAGTGGCGGCCTACCCCGAGGTGCACCCGCAGTCGCGCTCGGCAGAAGCCGACCTGCAGGCCTTCATCGCCAAAGTGCAGGCCGGTGCGGACATCGCCATCACGCAGTACTTCTTCAATGCCGACGCCTACTTCCGGTTTGTCGACGACGTGCGCAAGGCGGGCGTCGACATCCCGGTCGTGGCCGGCATCATGCCGATCACCAACTCGTCGCAGCTGATGCGCTTTTCCGACGCCTGCGGCGCCGAGATCCCGCGCTGGATCCGCACCCGGTTGCAAGGCTACGGCGACGACAAGGCCTCGATCCAGGCCTTCGGCCTCGACGTCGTGACGCAGCTGTGCGAGCGCCTTCGTGCGCAAGGTGTGCCCGGGCTGCACTTCTATACGATGAACCAGGCTGGGGCGACCACCGAGATCTGCCGCCGGCTGGGCCTCGGCGGCTGA
- a CDS encoding TlyA family RNA methyltransferase translates to MLVTQGLAPTRSAAQRLIERAAVSWRGPRGWAVVRKAGEDLPEGSVLQVTDDAELRFVSRGGLKLEGALARTGLDVRGRCCLDVGQSTGGFTDVLLQHGAARVVGIDVGHGQLHARLRDDERVVCYEGINAKELGGSRFALDHAGRRFDLIVADLSFIPLTRVLPSLAAWLDLGASALLLVKPQFEVGPEHVGKGGLVKDTTLYPVVEQRVRAACIANGWQVRDYFDSPIQGGDGNREFFVWALHAAPND, encoded by the coding sequence ATGCTTGTCACCCAAGGGCTTGCGCCCACTCGCTCGGCTGCGCAGCGGCTGATCGAGCGGGCAGCGGTCTCTTGGCGGGGGCCGCGGGGATGGGCCGTCGTCCGCAAGGCGGGTGAAGACCTGCCGGAAGGCAGCGTGCTGCAGGTGACCGACGATGCCGAGCTGCGGTTTGTCTCGCGGGGCGGGCTCAAGCTCGAAGGCGCGTTGGCGCGCACCGGGCTCGACGTGCGGGGGCGTTGCTGCCTCGACGTGGGGCAGAGCACGGGCGGGTTTACCGACGTGCTGCTGCAGCACGGTGCGGCACGGGTGGTCGGCATCGACGTGGGTCACGGCCAGCTGCACGCGCGACTGCGCGACGACGAGCGGGTGGTGTGCTACGAAGGCATCAACGCCAAGGAACTGGGCGGGTCCCGCTTTGCGCTCGACCATGCGGGCCGGCGCTTCGACCTGATCGTGGCCGACTTGTCCTTCATCCCGCTGACCCGCGTGCTGCCGTCGCTGGCGGCGTGGCTGGACCTCGGTGCCAGCGCACTGCTGCTGGTGAAGCCGCAGTTCGAGGTCGGCCCGGAGCATGTCGGCAAGGGCGGCCTGGTCAAGGACACGACGCTCTACCCGGTGGTGGAACAGCGCGTACGCGCCGCCTGCATTGCCAACGGCTGGCAGGTGCGCGACTATTTCGACAGCCCGATCCAAGGCGGCGACGGCAACCGCGAATTTTTTGTCTGGGCGCTGCATGCAGCGCCGAACGACTGA
- the ahcY gene encoding adenosylhomocysteinase, translated as MNAVVKPLHTEHQGVDCAIADFSQAAWGRKEIKIAETEMPGLMAIREEFAAQQPLKGARITGSLHMTIQTAVLVETLQALGAQVRWASCNIFSTQDHAAAALVAAGTPVFAYKGESLKDYWDYTHRIFDFGAKGTPGEGPNMILDDGGDATLLMHLGKRAEKDASLIANPTSEEERELFAAIKAKLAQDPTWYSRKSAEIIGVTEETTTGVHRLNEMSAKGTLMFRAINVNDSVTKSKFDNLYGCRESLVDGIKRATDVMVAGKIAVVAGYGDVGKGSAQALRALSAQVWVTEIDPICALQAAMEGYRVVTMEYAADKADIFVTATGNKSVITHDHMVRMKDQAIVCNIGHFDNEIEVASLEQYQWEEIKPQVDHVIFPDGKRIILLAKGRLVNLGCGTGHPSYVMSSSFANQTIAQIELFTRPDYYAAGKVYVLPKHLDEKVARLQLKKLNAQLTQLTEDQAAYIGVQKQGPYKPDTYRY; from the coding sequence ATGAACGCTGTCGTCAAACCCCTGCACACCGAGCACCAAGGCGTCGATTGCGCGATCGCCGACTTTTCTCAGGCCGCCTGGGGCCGCAAAGAAATCAAGATCGCCGAAACCGAGATGCCCGGCCTGATGGCCATCCGCGAAGAATTCGCGGCCCAGCAACCGCTGAAAGGCGCGCGCATCACCGGTTCGCTGCACATGACCATCCAGACCGCGGTGCTGGTCGAAACGCTGCAGGCGCTGGGCGCGCAGGTCCGTTGGGCGTCGTGCAACATCTTCTCGACGCAAGACCACGCCGCCGCCGCCCTGGTGGCCGCCGGCACCCCGGTGTTCGCCTACAAGGGCGAGTCGCTGAAAGACTATTGGGACTACACCCACCGCATCTTCGACTTCGGCGCCAAGGGCACGCCGGGCGAAGGCCCCAACATGATCCTCGACGACGGCGGCGACGCGACGCTGCTGATGCACCTCGGCAAGCGCGCCGAGAAAGACGCGTCGCTGATCGCCAACCCGACCAGCGAAGAAGAGCGTGAGCTGTTCGCGGCCATCAAGGCCAAGCTGGCGCAAGACCCCACCTGGTACAGCCGCAAGAGCGCCGAAATCATCGGCGTGACCGAAGAGACGACCACCGGCGTGCACCGTCTGAACGAGATGTCGGCCAAGGGCACGCTGATGTTCCGTGCCATCAACGTCAACGACAGCGTCACCAAGAGCAAGTTCGACAACCTCTATGGCTGCCGCGAGTCGCTGGTGGACGGCATCAAGCGCGCCACCGACGTGATGGTGGCCGGCAAGATCGCCGTGGTCGCCGGTTATGGCGACGTGGGCAAGGGCTCGGCCCAGGCGCTGCGCGCGCTGTCGGCCCAGGTGTGGGTGACCGAGATCGACCCCATCTGCGCGCTGCAGGCCGCGATGGAAGGCTACCGTGTCGTGACGATGGAATATGCCGCCGACAAGGCCGACATCTTCGTCACCGCGACCGGCAACAAGAGTGTCATCACGCACGACCACATGGTCCGCATGAAGGACCAGGCCATCGTCTGCAACATCGGCCACTTCGACAACGAGATCGAGGTCGCGTCGCTCGAGCAGTACCAGTGGGAAGAGATCAAGCCGCAGGTCGATCACGTGATCTTCCCCGATGGCAAGCGCATCATCCTGCTGGCCAAGGGCCGGCTGGTGAATTTGGGCTGCGGCACGGGTCACCCGAGCTATGTGATGTCGTCGAGCTTCGCCAACCAGACGATTGCGCAGATCGAGCTGTTCACGCGGCCCGACTACTACGCGGCAGGCAAGGTCTACGTGCTGCCCAAGCACCTCGACGAAAAGGTCGCCCGTTTGCAGCTGAAGAAGCTGAACGCGCAGCTGACCCAGCTGACCGAAGACCAGGCGGCGTACATCGGCGTGCAGAAGCAAGGCCCGTACAAACCCGACACCTACCGCTACTAA